One genomic window of Candidatus Pseudobacter hemicellulosilyticus includes the following:
- a CDS encoding RagB/SusD family nutrient uptake outer membrane protein, which produces MHILFNKRYRVAAWGMILLVAGSLSCNKLLEIPSHPDDKLSDDRAFSDSANVMSALAGIYSNLKVGNSGAIFSGALTFSAGMYADELQQPGVGGASNEFVSNELRPDNGAVSNLWVSPYTGLYQVNDFLKGVTDNPNISTTFQQQVKGEALVTRALYYFQLVNLFGAVPYVVGTDYKTNAVLPRSSADSIYGLIISDLTTAAGLLKAPYPSAGRMRPNQHVAQAFLAKVYLYRKQWKLAADMASQVIGNGIYQFAELDKTFLEGSVEAIWQMPSTLSNGQMGEANYFVPASTAPSYELTEYQLTAFEENDRRKSTWTRTTTINNVSYTYPFKYRNRDISATPKECLMFFRLSEQYLIRAEANAQQNLLDTARADLNRIRAKAGLDISTAVSKEAVLLAIEHERQTEMFCELGQRWFDLKRTGRANAVLGAIKPKWELTDTLFPVPLTQLQNNIYLDQNEGYY; this is translated from the coding sequence ATGCATATTCTTTTCAATAAACGATACAGGGTGGCTGCATGGGGAATGATCCTCCTGGTAGCAGGATCCCTCTCCTGCAACAAACTCCTGGAGATCCCTTCTCACCCCGATGATAAATTATCCGATGACCGGGCTTTTTCCGACAGTGCAAATGTCATGAGCGCCCTGGCCGGGATCTACAGTAACCTGAAAGTGGGGAATTCCGGCGCGATCTTCAGCGGCGCCCTTACCTTCAGCGCCGGCATGTATGCCGATGAGCTGCAGCAGCCAGGCGTAGGGGGCGCAAGCAACGAGTTTGTTTCCAACGAGCTGCGCCCCGACAATGGAGCAGTCAGCAATTTGTGGGTAAGCCCGTATACGGGTCTGTACCAGGTGAATGATTTCCTGAAAGGTGTTACTGATAATCCCAATATCTCTACTACGTTTCAGCAGCAGGTGAAGGGCGAGGCTTTAGTCACACGCGCTTTATATTACTTCCAGTTGGTGAATCTTTTCGGGGCTGTTCCCTATGTTGTCGGAACGGACTACAAGACCAATGCTGTTTTGCCCAGGTCTTCTGCAGATTCCATCTATGGGCTCATCATTTCCGATCTCACAACGGCGGCGGGTCTGCTGAAAGCGCCCTACCCTTCGGCCGGAAGGATGCGTCCCAACCAGCATGTGGCACAGGCCTTCCTGGCAAAGGTCTATCTCTACAGGAAGCAATGGAAACTGGCGGCCGATATGGCCAGCCAGGTGATCGGCAATGGCATCTACCAGTTTGCCGAGCTGGACAAAACCTTCCTGGAAGGCAGTGTGGAAGCCATCTGGCAAATGCCTTCCACATTGAGCAACGGCCAGATGGGAGAAGCCAATTATTTTGTTCCTGCCAGCACAGCGCCCAGCTATGAACTGACAGAATACCAGCTGACTGCTTTTGAGGAGAATGACAGGCGAAAGAGTACCTGGACAAGGACCACTACCATCAATAATGTATCCTATACCTATCCCTTCAAATACAGGAACAGGGATATATCGGCAACACCTAAAGAATGCCTGATGTTTTTCCGTCTTTCCGAACAATACCTCATCCGTGCAGAGGCCAATGCACAGCAGAACCTGCTGGATACCGCCCGTGCGGACCTCAACCGCATCCGCGCAAAGGCCGGACTGGACATCAGCACCGCCGTGAGCAAAGAAGCCGTATTACTGGCTATAGAGCATGAACGGCAAACGGAAATGTTCTGCGAACTGGGGCAGCGTTGGTTCGATCTGAAAAGGACCGGTCGCGCCAATGCTGTACTGGGCGCTATCAAACCCAAATGGGAGCTTACCGATACCCTGTTCCCGGTGCCGCTCACCCAATTACAAAACAATATTTACCTGGACCAGAACGAAGGTTACTATTAA
- a CDS encoding ABC transporter ATP-binding protein, translated as MLSTSLPAPNTPAGWLTYCLFFTNHQQYMQDAIVKISGLSHRYATAWAIRDINMEIGRRGIVGLLGSNGAGKSTTMNILCGALNQTEGKIFINGIDMRASPEEAKKEIGFLPQNPPLYMDLTVDEYLYYCAGLRLMPRAQMKAAVKEAKLRCGIDHFSSRLIRNLSGGYRQRVGIAQAIVHKPKLVVLDEPTNGLDPNQIIEVRALIREIAEDRAVIFSSHILSEIQLLCEEIIMIESGKIVFSDSMDAFNNYVEPHSMLVRLENPPLAEELLRIEGVSKVDFLTPRQLRIYFNGDQDISERLVVASVQQGWRLAEINLDKTALDEIFKQLSAHGK; from the coding sequence ATGTTGTCAACCAGCCTGCCGGCGCCCAATACGCCGGCAGGCTGGTTGACCTATTGTCTCTTTTTCACCAATCATCAACAGTATATGCAGGATGCTATTGTAAAAATAAGCGGCCTCTCGCACCGCTATGCAACGGCCTGGGCTATCCGTGATATCAATATGGAGATCGGACGGCGGGGCATCGTGGGCCTGCTTGGTTCCAATGGCGCAGGAAAATCCACTACCATGAATATTCTCTGTGGCGCCCTGAACCAGACAGAAGGAAAAATATTCATCAACGGGATCGATATGCGCGCCTCACCGGAAGAAGCAAAAAAAGAAATAGGCTTTCTTCCCCAGAACCCGCCGCTGTATATGGATCTCACGGTAGATGAATATCTCTATTACTGCGCAGGGCTGCGCCTTATGCCCAGGGCACAGATGAAAGCCGCCGTTAAGGAAGCCAAACTCCGCTGCGGCATTGATCATTTCAGCAGCAGGCTGATCCGCAATCTCTCCGGCGGTTACCGTCAGCGGGTGGGCATTGCCCAGGCCATCGTCCATAAACCTAAGCTGGTAGTGCTGGATGAACCTACAAATGGACTGGATCCTAACCAGATCATAGAAGTGCGGGCGCTGATCAGGGAGATCGCGGAAGACCGCGCCGTTATCTTTTCTTCCCATATCCTTTCAGAGATACAGCTGCTCTGTGAAGAGATCATTATGATAGAAAGCGGTAAGATCGTATTCTCCGACAGCATGGACGCATTCAATAATTATGTGGAGCCGCACAGTATGCTGGTGCGACTGGAGAACCCTCCCCTGGCCGAAGAGCTGCTGCGGATCGAAGGCGTGAGCAAGGTCGATTTCCTTACGCCGCGCCAGCTGCGGATCTATTTCAACGGAGACCAGGATATCAGCGAAAGGCTGGTGGTGGCCAGCGTACAGCAGGGCTGGCGGCTGGCAGAGATCAACCTCGACAAGACCGCGCTGGATGAAATATTCAAACAATTGTCCGCTCACGGAAAATAA
- a CDS encoding Gldg family protein has product MKTIFRVAGTELRTLFYSPIAWFLMIVFMIQCSICYVGALEGVVRQQEMGGINLNSLGSLTYRIYLGYNGIFNDVMAKLYLYIPLLTMGLISRETSSGSIKLLYSSPVKVREIVFGKYLAMVIYSLVLVTIVGLFVVSGIFHIQHPDTGMLLSAMLGFFLLLCAYSAIGLFMSSLTTYQVIAAVCTFVMIGALSYIGSMWQDIAFVRQLTYFLSISGRTQKMLSGLITTKDVLYFVLIVYIFLGLSIFKLRAGMESKSNLVKAGRYIAVVVSALAIGYLSSIPGLIGYYDATANKSMTLSTQVQQIIKEMKDEPLEVTAYNNLLGTHWYLGAPTTYNMNLDRWERYMRFKPDIDLKTVYYYDSTLDAPYKMKSYKDKTVQEIARQHASSMKLDFRLFKSPEEVRQLVDLRPEFNRFVMQLKWKDRKTFLRIFDDQIVWPTETEVAAAFKRLQQAKMPKVAFLTGDLERDVNRIGDKEYQGLTKLHSFRNSLINQGFDVDSVSLETQDIPSDISTLVVADPKIALSAVTMEKLNRYIAAGGNMLIAGEPGRQAILNPLLSQLGVQLNSGMIVQASKEFSPDLAALTITSAAGSFSRTLKRRAEDSAKVSMPGAAGLSYISGGQFQVEPLLVTDSNSSWNRLQKLDLELAITASAGQAAKPAGEAGSPSQKAIQAGTVTFSPADGDTKGSVPTVLGLTRQVNGKEQRIIVAGDADFMSNAEIQRRNMPTANFVFNTALFSWLSYGEFPIETYRPPSRDNRVNVTGAQVDWLRIMYSWALPGILLVCSAILLIRRKRK; this is encoded by the coding sequence ATGAAAACAATCTTTCGAGTAGCAGGAACAGAGTTGCGTACCCTGTTCTATTCGCCGATAGCCTGGTTCCTGATGATCGTGTTCATGATCCAGTGCAGCATTTGTTATGTGGGCGCGCTGGAAGGCGTGGTGAGGCAGCAGGAAATGGGCGGGATCAACCTGAACAGCCTTGGTTCGCTCACGTACAGGATCTACCTGGGATACAATGGGATCTTCAACGATGTAATGGCCAAGCTCTACCTCTATATCCCGCTGCTGACCATGGGCCTTATCAGCCGGGAGACCAGCAGCGGCTCCATCAAATTATTGTACTCATCACCCGTTAAAGTACGGGAGATCGTATTCGGCAAATACCTGGCCATGGTGATCTACAGCCTCGTGCTGGTGACCATCGTCGGGCTGTTTGTGGTATCTGGTATCTTCCATATCCAACATCCGGATACCGGTATGCTGCTGTCGGCCATGCTGGGCTTCTTCCTGCTGCTCTGTGCTTATTCCGCCATCGGGTTATTCATGAGCAGTCTTACCACCTACCAGGTCATCGCAGCCGTTTGCACCTTCGTCATGATCGGCGCACTCAGCTATATCGGCAGCATGTGGCAGGATATAGCCTTTGTACGGCAGCTCACCTATTTCCTTTCCATCAGTGGCCGTACACAGAAAATGCTGAGTGGACTGATCACCACCAAGGATGTGCTTTACTTTGTACTGATCGTCTATATTTTCCTGGGCCTTTCCATCTTCAAACTAAGGGCAGGCATGGAATCGAAATCCAACCTGGTGAAAGCGGGGCGTTACATCGCTGTCGTTGTATCCGCCCTGGCCATCGGTTACCTGAGCTCCATTCCCGGTCTTATCGGTTATTATGATGCCACGGCCAACAAATCGATGACCCTTAGCACGCAGGTGCAGCAGATCATTAAAGAAATGAAAGACGAGCCGCTGGAAGTGACCGCCTACAATAACCTGCTGGGTACACACTGGTACCTGGGCGCTCCCACCACCTACAATATGAACCTCGACCGCTGGGAAAGATATATGCGCTTCAAACCGGATATCGATCTCAAAACGGTATACTATTATGACAGCACGCTGGATGCGCCTTACAAAATGAAGAGCTATAAGGACAAAACGGTCCAGGAGATCGCCAGACAGCATGCCTCGTCGATGAAGCTGGATTTCAGGCTCTTCAAATCACCGGAAGAGGTCCGGCAGCTCGTTGATCTGCGGCCCGAGTTCAACCGCTTTGTGATGCAGCTGAAATGGAAAGACAGGAAAACCTTCCTGCGCATATTCGATGACCAGATCGTATGGCCTACTGAAACCGAAGTGGCCGCAGCCTTCAAACGGCTGCAGCAGGCAAAAATGCCTAAAGTGGCTTTCCTGACCGGCGATCTCGAAAGGGATGTCAACAGGATCGGTGACAAAGAATACCAGGGGCTCACGAAGCTGCATTCTTTCCGCAATTCACTCATCAACCAGGGATTTGATGTGGATTCCGTTTCGCTGGAAACCCAGGATATCCCATCGGATATTTCCACCCTGGTAGTAGCAGATCCGAAGATCGCGTTGAGTGCCGTGACCATGGAAAAGCTCAACCGGTACATTGCTGCCGGTGGCAATATGCTGATTGCCGGAGAGCCCGGCCGCCAGGCCATTCTCAATCCGCTGCTGTCGCAGCTGGGTGTTCAGCTGAACAGCGGGATGATTGTACAGGCGAGCAAAGAATTTTCCCCCGATCTGGCTGCGTTGACCATCACGTCAGCAGCTGGCAGCTTCTCCAGGACGTTGAAAAGAAGGGCGGAGGACAGTGCGAAAGTCTCTATGCCGGGCGCTGCCGGGCTGTCCTATATTTCGGGCGGTCAGTTCCAGGTAGAGCCGCTGCTGGTAACAGACAGCAACAGCAGCTGGAACAGGCTGCAAAAACTGGATCTTGAGCTGGCGATCACTGCCAGTGCAGGTCAGGCTGCAAAGCCTGCCGGGGAGGCCGGTTCCCCATCACAGAAAGCCATACAGGCAGGCACCGTCACTTTTTCGCCGGCCGACGGAGATACCAAAGGCAGCGTTCCGACAGTACTCGGATTAACCCGGCAGGTGAACGGAAAAGAGCAGCGGATCATAGTGGCTGGTGACGCCGATTTCATGAGCAATGCCGAGATCCAGCGCAGGAATATGCCAACGGCCAATTTTGTGTTCAATACCGCCCTGTTCAGTTGGCTCTCCTACGGTGAGTTCCCGATAGAGACCTATCGTCCGCCTTCGAGGGATAACCGGGTCAATGTGACCGGCGCCCAGGTGGATTGGCTCAGGATCATGTACAGCTGGGCGCTGCCCGGCATCCTGCTGGTTTGTAGCGCTATCCTGCTCATCAGGCGTAAGCGGAAATAA
- a CDS encoding DUF4197 domain-containing protein, which translates to MKKIVYVLLAGTMLFSSCESTQQILKTIGEQSGTAGSGLTNADIVAGLKEALSVGARQSATQLSTVDGFFRNAAIKILLPQEAQKVESTLRDLGMGSLVDKALLSLNRAAEDAASSAAPIFVNAIKGMTIQDALGILKGGDFAATSYLKGKTSTALTDAFRPVIQQSLSKVNATKYWSDVFSTYNKFSTNKVETDLTAYVTGKALEGIFYQVGLEEQKIRKDPVARTTEILKKVFGSKVAG; encoded by the coding sequence ATGAAAAAGATCGTTTATGTCCTGTTGGCCGGCACCATGCTGTTCAGCAGCTGTGAGTCTACCCAGCAGATCCTCAAGACTATTGGTGAACAAAGCGGCACAGCCGGTTCCGGGCTGACCAATGCCGATATAGTGGCCGGTCTGAAGGAAGCCCTGTCGGTAGGCGCCCGGCAATCCGCTACCCAGTTATCCACCGTAGATGGTTTCTTCCGCAATGCGGCCATCAAGATCCTGCTGCCGCAGGAGGCCCAGAAGGTGGAAAGTACCCTTCGTGATCTGGGCATGGGCAGCCTGGTGGACAAAGCCCTCTTATCCCTGAACCGTGCAGCGGAAGATGCCGCCAGCTCAGCCGCCCCCATTTTTGTGAATGCCATCAAGGGGATGACCATCCAGGACGCCCTGGGTATCCTGAAGGGAGGCGATTTTGCCGCTACCAGTTACCTGAAGGGTAAGACCAGCACCGCGCTCACAGATGCTTTCCGTCCCGTGATCCAGCAATCCCTGAGCAAGGTGAATGCTACCAAGTACTGGTCGGATGTATTCAGCACCTACAATAAGTTTTCTACCAATAAAGTGGAGACTGACCTCACCGCATACGTTACCGGTAAGGCCCTGGAAGGGATCTTTTACCAGGTAGGTCTGGAAGAACAGAAGATCCGTAAAGATCCTGTTGCCCGGACTACGGAGATCCTGAAGAAAGTATTTGGCAGTAAGGTAGCCGGTTAA
- a CDS encoding FAD-dependent oxidoreductase, whose amino-acid sequence MQISVWEKESFFAPKDILIVGSGLVGLWSAWYLKKKAPLLSITILDRGLIPTGASTRNAGFACFGSATELIADTKTMGDTKMLELVELRFRGLERIRKELGEKATGFEWCGGYELITEQNDPGKTALEDQLGWLNKQLRPITRKDRTFRLHPNRLKKFSFGHTAHLIGNKLEGALHSGQLCQALLQKVQGLGVTVLNGIEVTGYEKTGQYFSVHNSQQLPLKASQLLFCTNAFSSQLLPGVDIVPARGQMLLTSPIANLPFKGTFHYDEGFYYFRHLGNRVLLGGARNKAFEAETTTEMTTTELIQQELEHFLATYLLPGKAYTITDRWSGIMGMGSEKMPIIKEITPGVFCAVRMSGMGVALAPVAGEYMARQMA is encoded by the coding sequence ATGCAAATATCGGTCTGGGAAAAAGAAAGTTTTTTTGCGCCGAAGGATATCCTTATCGTCGGTAGCGGACTGGTAGGCCTGTGGTCTGCCTGGTACCTCAAAAAGAAAGCCCCCCTCCTGTCCATCACCATCCTGGACCGCGGCCTGATCCCCACCGGGGCCAGTACCCGCAATGCCGGCTTCGCCTGTTTTGGCAGCGCCACCGAACTGATTGCCGATACCAAAACCATGGGCGACACCAAAATGCTGGAGCTGGTGGAACTGCGCTTCCGTGGGCTGGAACGCATCCGCAAAGAACTGGGCGAAAAAGCCACCGGCTTTGAATGGTGCGGCGGCTATGAACTCATTACCGAACAGAACGATCCCGGTAAGACCGCCCTGGAAGACCAGCTCGGCTGGCTCAACAAACAACTCCGCCCCATTACCCGTAAAGACCGGACTTTCCGCCTTCATCCCAACCGGCTGAAAAAATTCAGCTTTGGCCATACCGCCCATCTCATTGGCAACAAGCTGGAAGGCGCCCTGCATTCAGGCCAGCTCTGCCAGGCCCTGCTGCAAAAAGTACAGGGTCTCGGCGTTACCGTGCTGAATGGGATTGAAGTGACCGGCTATGAAAAAACTGGCCAGTATTTCAGCGTTCATAATAGCCAGCAGCTACCCCTGAAAGCCAGCCAGCTGCTGTTCTGTACCAATGCCTTCTCCTCCCAGCTCCTGCCGGGCGTAGACATTGTGCCCGCACGCGGCCAGATGCTGCTTACCTCTCCCATTGCCAACCTGCCCTTCAAAGGCACTTTCCACTATGATGAAGGGTTCTATTATTTCCGCCACCTCGGCAACCGCGTATTACTGGGCGGCGCCCGCAATAAAGCCTTTGAAGCAGAGACCACTACAGAAATGACCACCACGGAACTGATCCAGCAGGAACTGGAACATTTCCTGGCCACTTACTTACTGCCGGGGAAAGCATATACCATCACGGATCGCTGGAGTGGTATCATGGGGATGGGCAGTGAGAAAATGCCCATCATCAAAGAAATTACACCTGGTGTGTTCTGCGCTGTCCGCATGAGCGGAATGGGTGTGGCCCTGGCCCCCGTGGCAGGGGAATATATGGCCCGACAAATGGCTTAG
- a CDS encoding M43 family zinc metalloprotease: MKIFLTPRKYIRSSIRQQVKNCSVRVKRYILILGLLYPFSAQLLAQRSCAAHTYLSNELQQDPGLLHRMQLPVPTVTVQDNTPDAASPIVYRIPVVIHILYKEGDAPVTDEQVISQIAALNRDFRKQNADTQFIPAAFSARAADAHIEFVLARADPQGRATSGILRKRTSIQFFSIDDRIKSSAHGGQDGWNASQYLNIWVGNMAGGLLGYASPVGGAPEKDGVVIHTGAFGSMGTAKAPYNKGRTTTHEVGHWLGLQHIWGDMYCGDDGVDDTPPQRSSSRGCPKGIISTCDNGTTGDMYMNYMDFTDDACTNLFTKGQVARMRALFVNGGQRQVLLASNALTDNPLPALPEEQEETEGTALLIRLYPNPTPDLLTITGNLPMVGKRLTVVNHTGQLVYQARIGKSTLQVPVRQWQEGLYFVKVEGSKPQKFIKAR, from the coding sequence ATGAAGATTTTTCTCACACCGAGAAAGTACATACGGAGTTCCATCCGGCAGCAGGTAAAGAACTGCAGTGTCCGGGTGAAACGATATATACTCATTCTGGGATTACTGTATCCGTTCTCCGCCCAATTGCTGGCGCAGCGCAGCTGTGCGGCCCATACTTATCTTTCCAACGAATTACAGCAGGATCCCGGTCTGTTGCACCGGATGCAGCTGCCTGTTCCCACTGTTACTGTACAGGACAATACGCCCGATGCAGCCAGCCCCATTGTTTACAGGATACCCGTTGTAATACATATCCTCTACAAAGAAGGCGATGCTCCGGTGACGGACGAGCAGGTGATCAGCCAGATAGCGGCCCTGAACCGTGATTTCCGGAAACAGAATGCCGATACGCAGTTCATTCCTGCAGCTTTCAGTGCGCGGGCGGCAGATGCGCATATTGAATTTGTGCTGGCCAGGGCCGATCCGCAGGGCAGGGCAACCAGCGGCATCCTGCGCAAAAGAACAAGTATCCAGTTCTTCAGTATAGACGACAGGATCAAGTCCTCCGCCCATGGTGGACAGGATGGCTGGAATGCCAGCCAGTACCTGAATATCTGGGTGGGTAATATGGCTGGTGGTTTATTAGGGTATGCCAGCCCGGTAGGCGGCGCACCCGAAAAAGACGGCGTTGTGATCCATACCGGCGCTTTTGGTTCCATGGGCACCGCAAAGGCGCCCTATAACAAAGGTCGGACCACCACGCATGAAGTGGGCCACTGGCTGGGCCTGCAGCATATCTGGGGCGATATGTACTGTGGCGATGACGGCGTGGACGATACCCCGCCGCAACGCAGCAGCAGCAGGGGCTGCCCCAAAGGGATCATCAGCACCTGCGATAACGGCACTACCGGTGATATGTACATGAATTATATGGATTTTACGGATGACGCCTGTACCAATCTCTTCACCAAAGGACAGGTGGCCCGTATGCGTGCACTGTTTGTCAATGGCGGTCAAAGGCAGGTGCTGCTTGCATCCAATGCACTTACGGATAATCCTTTGCCGGCCCTTCCGGAAGAGCAGGAGGAAACCGAAGGCACGGCTTTATTGATCCGGCTGTATCCCAATCCCACGCCAGACCTGCTGACCATAACCGGCAACCTGCCGATGGTGGGCAAACGCCTGACGGTGGTCAACCATACCGGCCAGCTGGTATACCAGGCCCGTATTGGTAAGTCCACGTTGCAGGTGCCTGTACGGCAATGGCAGGAAGGGCTCTATTTTGTAAAAGTAGAAGGCAGTAAACCGCAGAAATTCATCAAGGCCCGCTAA
- a CDS encoding glutaminyl-peptide cyclotransferase: MKLDQLTMKQVNTIILLAALSLVLGCNDSNSEDRDKNLTEPAAPLITWTVVNKFPHDTGSFTQGLVIYNGQLYESTGSPDGSPSNNGSWIGPVDLATGKKTVKDSLDKKYFGEGMTILHDKAYYITWQSKKGFVYQLPAWKKIKEFSYTTEGWGLTNDGANLIMSDGSNKLYYFSPDSLRLLSITSVFDHNGPVPNINELEFIHGAIYANIWGMNHILRIDPESGKVTGRMDLGDLAREAQNAGVGADVLNGIAFDSSANKLYVTGKKWPILYEIKMQ; encoded by the coding sequence TTGAAGCTCGACCAATTAACCATGAAACAGGTAAACACCATTATATTGCTTGCCGCCCTTAGCCTTGTCCTGGGCTGCAACGACAGCAATTCCGAAGACAGGGACAAGAACCTGACAGAACCGGCCGCGCCATTGATCACCTGGACCGTTGTGAACAAATTTCCCCATGATACCGGCTCCTTCACCCAGGGCCTGGTGATCTACAACGGCCAGCTGTATGAAAGCACCGGCAGCCCTGATGGCAGCCCCAGCAACAATGGCTCCTGGATTGGCCCGGTAGACCTGGCCACCGGTAAAAAGACCGTCAAGGATTCCCTGGACAAAAAATATTTCGGGGAAGGCATGACCATCCTGCACGACAAAGCCTACTATATCACCTGGCAGTCCAAAAAGGGCTTTGTGTACCAGCTGCCGGCCTGGAAAAAGATCAAAGAGTTCAGCTATACTACTGAAGGCTGGGGCCTTACCAATGACGGCGCCAACCTGATCATGAGCGATGGCAGCAACAAACTCTATTATTTCAGCCCGGACTCCCTCAGATTACTGTCTATTACTTCCGTGTTTGACCACAATGGTCCCGTTCCCAATATCAACGAGCTGGAATTCATCCATGGCGCTATCTATGCCAATATATGGGGCATGAACCATATCCTCCGGATAGACCCGGAAAGCGGTAAGGTGACCGGCCGCATGGACCTCGGCGATCTTGCCCGGGAAGCCCAGAATGCAGGCGTAGGCGCCGATGTACTCAACGGCATCGCCTTTGACAGCAGCGCCAATAAGCTTTATGTGACCGGTAAAAAATGGCCGATCCTCTACGAGATCAAAATGCAGTAA